TCCCCTACTATTGTTGTGTTGTTACCTATTTAGCCCTTCAGATCTGTTAGTATTTGCTCAATATACTCAGGTGTTCCAATGGTGGGTGGGTGTATATTAAGACTCACAATTCTTCTATCATCTTGATGAACTGAcaccctttatcattatataatgacttTCTTTGCctcaaatttggcttaaagcctATTTGGTCTGATATCGGTATGGCTACTCCTGCTCTCTTTTGTTTCCCACTTTCATGGAATACCTTTCACCATCCCTTCATGTTGAGCATAGGTATGACCTTAAaactgaagtgagtctcttgtaggcagcagtGCAGTTgagcatttgttttgttttgtttttaatccatccatccactctaTTCCTTTTGCTGGAGAACTAAATCCAGTTACATTTAGAGTAATTATCGATAGGTAAGTATTTAATAATGCCATCATATTGATTTCTGACTGATTTTTAGTTCCCTAattcctttcttccattttagCTGCTTTCCTTTGTAAATTGATTTTCATGGTAAGTTTTGGTTCCCTTCTCTTCATCTTTGTGGATCTAATGTATGCTTttgctttgtggttaccatggagCTTGCATAAAATATCACACACGTTAAGTTTTTTTATATTaccatttatgtattttaaattgcaTACCCATTAACAAATTGTTGATGCTACagcaaatttttatcttttaatcttgATGCTAGAGTTAAGTAGGTACACCCCCATATTACACTGTTAGATTATTCTGGATCTGAATGTATGCGTCCCTCTACCACTGTGTTGTATGTTTTTGTAATATTAATTGAGTGGAAGGAGTAAGTCCCACGCATGTTCTTTTCTGACCCTGAGGTCTGTGACTGTCCCAACCCTCGTGCTCTGTCCACCTGACGTCATGCTATGAGCCCCGGAAGGAAGTCAATGTGAGAATATGGGGGAAGGGCGGACCCAAGTGCTCCCCATTGCTCAGGTCCAGTCACCCCTAACTCCCCACAAGTAACCCAGGTTTCGCCGGAGGGGGGTCTCCTGTTTCTAAGATGGGCAGCCATGTCCCCAGAGCCACCTTCCCATTTTCACTCATCCACACCCTCAGCAGTTGGCAGACATCACAGAATCACAAGGTAGGATCCAGTGCCTCCTCCAGCGACTCCAACATTTTGAGATGTCCTGTCCTGAGGTTTGGTGAACTGCATCCCTCCCCTTCTATGTTTTGGGAACGTGACAACACCCCTTGaataaaggagatccaacccttGCTTTGGCTCACTCAATGCCTTACAGAATCTGGACCAGTCTCTACTTCCATTACTCCCTGATTCACATCTTTCTGCCTCAAGGGGCATTATCCCTGATGACTTTTATTCACACACAGAGATGCCCAGGCACCAACTTGGAATGTGCATCATACCCTCTTTTGTGAAATAAAACCATGGTCTTTCAGGAAGGGAGTCAGGCAGAACCTACCCTCACTTCACTCAAATACAAATGTGTCCCTCTGAGTCGCAGGCTGGCACAGCCCTGGGGTCTTGGCTGAGAGAAGGAAGTCCTCCCCAAACttcagggcgggggcgggggggaattGAACATGGATTTCAGACTTAGTCTTGTGTGCCCTAACAAGTAGTCTGGGAGACTGAGCTGGGACACTCTGGGAAACATCATTTGCAGGAAAATCTATGTCATGGGGCTGGTGGAACAGTATTTGATGGAGACCCTGTAAGAACACAGACTTACCAACCATACTTGTCATAGAGCCTGACGGGCCTGTTTCCACTCAAGGGCAGAGAGACATCCAGGCTGCAGGAGTGTAGGCTGGTCAGCTGGCTAGGGCAGGGAGGCCATGAAAGCTCCAAGGACTGGACCATCCATCTCTAGCTGTCAGGGTGCACTCTGCCCCAGATTGGCACCAGACGCCTCTCCTGACTTCCAGCTCGGCAACTAACCTCAGCTTTTCTCCTGTGCTCCCTGTACCTTCGCTCCTGCTCCCCAGTTCACTGGGTCCAAGATTCATCCTCATGCCCTTTACTGACCCCGAGGAAGGGGAAGCAAAAGTTTTGGTGCCTGAGTCTCGGGGATGAGTGCTaaagaggagagggggagagtATGCAGGTTCCTGCTTGCAAGGTGGCACCGGGGGGTGGGGTAGAGACTCCACTGAGAGGGTAGGGCCCGGGAATGGGGAAGATGAGCACACCTGTGCCTGTTACCACCTACTTAAGTAAACATGCAGGCAAGGTCATCGATGGCAAGCCAGGGGAGGGATCGAGGGTGCTCTGACAGGAAAGCAGAGTGGTCAGGGTAAGCAGGACAGTGAGTGCAGTGAGGGAAGGGTGAAAGACTGGAGCTCTGTAAGGGGGTCACGAGTTCCTTCTGACAGGGAGGCAGAATGGCAGCAATGAATGGAAACTGCTAAACCCCAGAGGAGGGTGTTTAGAGAACTAGAAGAGGGCCTTCAGGGAAAAGGGAGGACGTGCCAATGCGGCCAGACAGAGCCCACACAGAACACAGACTGGGGGCGCTCCGCTGGCCTGACGGCCTGGATGGTAGCAGAGGCTGACCCAGAGTCCCCACCACAGATTCCAGAGGTACTGTTCTGGAAAATGCTCTGAGGTGGAACAGCTTCCCACCAGGCCTCGTCCCACTCCCTTAACCCCTACCCCGCAGAGAGAGGGCAGAACACAGAATATGAGAAGTCCTTTAATCAAAAACTgctgtggcaaaaccaatacaatattgtaaagtaaaataaattaattaattttttaaaaaaacaactgctGTGAGACTGGGGCAGAGAGGGGGCAAAACAAGGGGCAGAGGATGCCCTGGTGGAGGCAGAACAAGAGGCAACAAGCTTGGCCACAGCTCGCCGGTCCCGGAGGTAACAGCTGCTCCTCTTGCAGGAAGATACTGGGCTCAACCTGTGAAACAGCAGTCAGGGAAGAGCCTCAAGCCAGGGCCAGCCCACAGCCCTGCTCAACAGCCGACGTTGTGGGAAGGGGTATGGAATGTGTAACACTCACTTCAAAGGATCCGGAACTTCTCAGCCAGGTACTGCATGGAGGCTGCAACAGGGAGAGGCATAAACAGGTGCTCCAGACAGACGGACACAGAAGCCTGTCCCCCTGTCCCCGTGGGGAACCACCTAGCCCTGCAACCTGAAACCCACGTACCCCCAgccctgatgcaaagaaagagCTCTGGGCCTGATCGGGCCCCACTACCGGAATTAAATGTGGAGCCATTtcctaaaaggaaacaaaatgtgcCAGCAGCTCTCAAGCTTGGGGCCACGCCCAAACCATTCAAAAATTGTCTCGCAAAATATCCAACAAGAACCTTAGAGGCCACACCAGATCAACAAGGCATCTCTACAAGTCCTATCAGAAGGAACTCTCTAGGACTCGAATGGCTGGCGGAGTGTGCACGCAGTCCACACAGTACGTTGTTACTTGTCCGCACGCCCCAGGGGCAGGCTTGCTAGGTTCTCCTCCCCACAGGAATGCTGATCCCTGCGAGGTCCCCTGCACTtgcagcccaccccaccccaagggCCCACCCCGCTTCTGCACTGAGAACCCGCTGCTCTCTGTCCCTGGTTCCTCATACCAAGTTGCTCCTTAAGGTCGTCTATTTCTTTCTGTAGCACCAGACACTAGGCCAGCAGAcacaggaggaagagaaatggTTAGTATACACccgcctcccctctcctcctcctctcctctcccctgggCCCTCCATCCCAAAGCCAGGTGTCCAGACTGGCAAGGGAAAGACTTTCCTCAGAGGAAAGGAGGTGGGCTCCCTCCCTGGGGTGTGGGATGGGGACGGGGGGGAGGGGGCCCACACATATCAGTTGAACTTGGACCCAGATCCCACCATGGGGTTTGGGTGTGCATTTCCAGGAGTCAGAAGAAGCATTACCCGAGGACAGCCCTGCCTTCTgggtggctgctgctgccgccTTTTCAGTCTTGGGTGATGGTCAGCTGGTTTCTGGTCACCTGACAGGGAAAAGACACACAATCCAGCTTCCCAGGCTCCCAGTGAGGTGGAAAGGGCCAAGCAGGGTCTAACGTGAGGTGAGGCAGTACCACCCTCTGCTAGCATCAAGCCTCCCCTGCTCTGCCTGGCAGGCAGCCCAAACCTTCTCTCTGGGCCTGCCCCTCCTATTCCGCAGGGGCAGCCACTTCACCACGATGGTCTCCAAAGACTGTGGTTCTGGGTTCGAGCTTCCCAGAGCGGCAGCCACAGCCAGCACCTGGGAGAGCAATGTGGGCGAACAGCACTTCACAGAAAAGGCTATTAGCCTGCAGGTCTACGCCCAGAGTAGCTGTTGGGGCACTGCCACCAATCACCCCTGCCAAACAAATCCCACACAGAAGGTGATGGGGCCAGGGTCAGCCCTGTTGACACCCTGTTTCCCATGGGAGAAGTGGCCTGAGAGCAACGCTGAGCCCCCAGAAAAGAGAGAGTGAGTCAGAGACAGAGGTTTCTGCCCTCACCCCTGGTCTCCACCCCCCAAATCAAAACCCAGGACACTCACCTGAGGGGCCAGGCCCTCTGGGCATGACTTCTCCCTTGTTCATGGCCACGGGCTTTGAGTTGCCTGAATCCTGCCCACCTCTGATGCTGAGGTTGGCGGTGCTGGGTTCTCCATGATGCACCCGTGGACAAGATGGCCACGGCCTGTCAGTGGCCAGCTAAAAACAAAGATTTCTCACTGATCTGGAGTAAggacgtgtgtgtatgtgtgtgtgtgtgtgtgtgtgtgtgtgtgcgtgtgtgtaccaGTGCATTTAtgtgtctatgtctgtgtgtgagagagcTCGTATGATTCAAGACTGAGCTGAGGCAGGGAATTGGAAAGAGAATTGAAAGGCTGATCTCTTTAGCACATTTTCTGTCAGTCAGCCCCAGGCCAGCAGGCAGAGCTGAGCAGGGGACAACAGTGTGGCACTGAGAAAGCCCGGGGCCCCTGCAAGGAAGGTTTGGGGAACAGCCAGGAAGTAGGATTCAGGAAAGTGATGCGTCTAAACACCGAAGCTCTGTGAAGCTTTTAAGGGGTCCCCTCAAATCAATTCCCTTCCACGCCAGCCCCAGCCTCATGGAGGAGGCTGGAAACAGGCCAAGGGTGGAGAACCGAGCCCAGCACACCCAAAGTGCTACCTTAACGTTTGTCCCTAGTAAAAGGACCCCAAACTGGCATCCTAATGACCCAGTGGCCGAGGGTCACCCAGTGACGACCCCTGAGGAATGGAGAGAGGGGAGCACCGGGTGAAGACGTGTGtcctggggagggtgggagggcaagagtggggagagaggaggggcctGGCATACTCACTTGGCCCTTTGGGACTGGGTCTCTATTTGGGTCGTTGTCTTCCCCTGACACCGCCGTTGCTGCCACCAACTCCCGGGCCCGCCTAGCCACAGATTTCTTCCCAGCGCCGGTGTGCTTGGACTCTTTGGCTCCCCAAGGGACCGAGGCATACTTCTGGGACCTCCCAAGCAGCGGGATGCCGGAGATTGGGGGGAAGGTGGCCGGATCCAGGGGAGTGGCCGAGATTCCCCGTCCACAGGAAGGGAAGGTTCTCCCCAGGGCAGGTTTGGAGACGCCCCCAAGGGATTTCTTCTCCTGGACCCTCTTCCTCCTAGGACTGGGCCGCGGCAGCCTGCCTGTAGCGGCAGCTGCAGTAGCTGCTGGGGCTGCTACTCCCGGGAAGCTGGGCAGGCTGCCCCCCTTCCCCCAGAGCACGCTCTGTATTTTCTTAAGGGGTGAGATATTCTCCTGCTCTGCATCGCCCTGCTTGCCCTGCCTTTCCACAACCGAAATCAATCCTCGCGGAGCCGAGGACAGGCAAGTGCCTGGCACGTTAGGGAGAGTCTCCCTGCCTTGGACATTCGAGTGTCTGGGTGTGTCCCGGGGATCCTTGGGGCTGTTCAGCTTGGCCTGGCCTCCGTCTTTGGGATAAATGCTCACCCTCATAGGCTGTATCTCACTGCACTCATCAGAGGACTCGGAGTCGGAGAACAGCCTGGCTGGGCTTACTGAGGGGGGCCACTGGCGATCCACAGCCACGTTAGTGCTTCTCTTAGGGTTCCCCCAGGCCCGGCCCGCCCTGGGCCTGCCGACCCAGCGAGGGCCGGCCTCAGCCCGTGCCGCTTCCCCACACCTCTGGGCGGCCGCGCCTCGACTGCCGGGACGCGCCTCGACGTCCCGCAAGGGAGACACGTCGCCGACCCCGTGGCTCTCCAGGGACATGTGTCTGCGGATGCCCAGCAAGTCCAGGTCGGCCAGCTGCCGCAGGATGGCCGCCACTGACTCGTCAGACAGCTGCACGACGTACGCTGTGTTGTCGGCCGGGGAGCCAGGTCGACCTTCGCAGCCCAACAGCACCGGCCCTCCCGCTTCCAGCACCTCCCGCTCTGACTCGAAGCCCTCAGGGTCTGGGAAGCCATCCCCGCCCTCACCCTCGCCACTTTGCGGTGCCCCGGGCTCGGGGCCGGGGTCGGGGCCGGGTCCCCGCGGGGCTGTGGGGCTGGCCTCAAGGCCGCTGGTCTGCTCCCCGCACTCTGAGCCGAAACCCGGTCCGCAAACAAGCACCTCATCATCTGAGGAGCTCATGTCGCGATCTGGGTGGCCGCCGGACCTGGGGCGGCGACGGTTTATCAACCGGGTCGCGGTGGCGGCGGTGATGGCGGTCGGGGCACCTGAGGCGGGTGGCGTCTGGACGTGCCGTCAAGCACCACAGGCACCGCACGCAAGAGATCGCCGCAAACGACGCGAGGCTTTCAGCGTGCCAGCGCTGCCGCCTCCTCATTGGTCCGGTTCCCGCCAACCAGCACGCGCCTTGTTTGCCCGCCCCCTCGAGGTGTAACCAATGGGGTCGAGGGCCTCCTCTGGTTTGTTGCCAAGCCCCAAAGCCATGCCGGCAGTTGGCGAGTTGGCTGGTGAAGGTCATGCTGCGAGTGTATCTCTGTCAAGCCTCTCGTCCCACCTCCTCCTGTCCCACCTCCCCTTTCCGGTTAGAGTCACAACCCTGAGTTCCGACTGTGTACGAAGTGGGTGGAGCGGGAGGCTGAGGGGGGGTTGGGGCAGGTACTGAGGGTGCTGGGCGCCTAGCACGTGCTGAAAGCATTTGCCAGCCCTCCTTCCACCACAAGTCTTATGACCCAATGGGAGAATGGGCAGAGGAATCCCGCACTCAGTGATGAGTGGTCGGCGTACTTCTCCCTAAGTGGCCAGAGGACAAAGGGATCGTAGTTTTGTTCTGTAACATCTCTGCCTCAACTGCTCCATCAAAcgttcttggcaggcagatttgggGGACAGACTGGGGTTGACCTCACTCCCTCAGCTCTTTCCCCACTCTGAGGCAATTCAAAGAAGAGAGAGTCTCAGTCAGTGTCCAGTTACACCCGCAAAGATGCTCACCCCTGCTGATCCTGGAGATGTAAACTAAAACCACGAATCGGGCTTCACACACTAGGATGACAAGCTTCCAAGTGCTTAACCATTCTGAGAGTGGGAGAGTTTAGGAGCAAACCTCTGTGGCGGTGGTGCAAGAAATCCATTTGGGAGGTAATTTGGCACAATCTATGAAAGGCAACTTACACAG
The nucleotide sequence above comes from Bos javanicus breed banteng chromosome X, ARS-OSU_banteng_1.0, whole genome shotgun sequence. Encoded proteins:
- the LOC133243174 gene encoding uncharacterized protein CXorf49 homolog; its protein translation is MSSSDDEVLVCGPGFGSECGEQTSGLEASPTAPRGPGPDPGPEPGAPQSGEGEGGDGFPDPEGFESEREVLEAGGPVLLGCEGRPGSPADNTAYVVQLSDESVAAILRQLADLDLLGIRRHMSLESHGVGDVSPLRDVEARPGSRGAAAQRCGEAARAEAGPRWVGRPRAGRAWGNPKRSTNVAVDRQWPPSVSPARLFSDSESSDECSEIQPMRVSIYPKDGGQAKLNSPKDPRDTPRHSNVQGRETLPNVPGTCLSSAPRGLISVVERQGKQGDAEQENISPLKKIQSVLWGKGGSLPSFPGVAAPAATAAAATGRLPRPSPRRKRVQEKKSLGGVSKPALGRTFPSCGRGISATPLDPATFPPISGIPLLGRSQKYASVPWGAKESKHTGAGKKSVARRARELVAATAVSGEDNDPNRDPVPKGQLATDRPWPSCPRVHHGEPSTANLSIRGGQDSGNSKPVAMNKGEVMPRGPGPSGDQKPADHHPRLKRRQQQPPRRQGCPRCLVLQKEIDDLKEQLASMQYLAEKFRIL